A genomic stretch from Triplophysa dalaica isolate WHDGS20190420 chromosome 4, ASM1584641v1, whole genome shotgun sequence includes:
- the wdr44 gene encoding WD repeat-containing protein 44, with the protein MASDTSDTEEFYDAAEDVNFTPSPHASPAKFELPQFVGLADNVVQEVTAGSGQADSRQDDSLQIIDSIIEESQKTNGIEDQLLRGNEICATETERIPRAEGCSVDENQAPEVAVVPLDDSDKVPHYTASPEQLPDVRPKEVRSQDIQERAPDVADGAQVGREQAMPPPPDITSALGQPSQPSSLACEETPKTADILEQVPLTEPDGPGPSKPPRQFTVEPDIVASTKKQPPSRPPLPAGAPPPRPPPPSRPNLLPSKKSQDVMRPPGLEVSVDPADEPCGLVSPSATVRCITKEFQHSLDLASATSGDKVVTAQENDEQASSPCGIETPGPQRPRSNSGRELTDEEILASVMIKNLDTGEEIPLIQAEEKLPTGINPLTLHIMRRTKEYISNDAAQSDDDEKSQPALTDTDGGKLKQRTTQLKKFLGKSVKRAKHLAEEYGEKAVNKVKSVRDEVFHTDQDDPSSSDDEGMPYTRPVKFKAAHGFKGPFDFDQIKVVQDLSGEHTGAVWTMKFSHCGRLLATAGQDNVVRIWVLKNAYDYFNNMRIKYNTEGRVSPSPSQESLCSSKSDTEGGVGVGVEDADTEDRNVPFRQVPFCKYKGHTADLLDLSWSKNYFLLSSSMDKTVRLWHISRRECLCCFQHIDFVTAIAFHPRDDRYFLSGSLDGKLRLWNIPDKKVALWNEVDGQTRLITAANFCQNGKYAVIGTYDGRCIFYDTERLKYHTQIHVRSTRGRNRVGRKITGIEPLPGENKILVTSNDSRIRLYDLRDLSLSMKYKGYVNSSSQIKASFSHDYSFIVSGSEDKYVYIWSTYHDLSKFTSVRRDRNDFWEGIKAHNAVVTSAIFAPHPDLIVPQEAGAEKPDSDCKSDDTDDSETIPSGALKTDHTEVLLSADFTGAIKVFVNVKKY; encoded by the exons ATGGCGTCGGACACAAGCGACACGGAGGAGTTTTACGATGCGGCGGAGGATGTCAACTTCACTCCCTCACCCCATGC gtcACCCGCAAAGTTTGAGCTTCCTCAATTTGTG GGTCTTGCAGACAATGTGGTACAGGAAGTCACTGCTGGATCGGGTCAGGCAGATTCCCGCCAAGACGATTCCCTTCAG ATCATTGATAGTATTATAGAGGAGAGTCAGAAGACCAATGGAATAGAAGATCAGTTATTAAGAGGAAATGAAATCTGTGCAACTGAAACCGAGAGGATCCCAAGGGCAGAAGGCTGCAGTGTTGATGAAAACCAGGCTCCTGAGGTTGCTGTGGTACCTTTAGACGATTCTGATAAGGTGCCACATTATACTGCTTCACCTGAGCAGCTGCCAGATGTAAGACCAAAGGAAGTGAGGTCACAGGACATTCAGGAAAGAGCACCAGATGTGGCAGATGGAGCTCAAGTGGGTCGGGAGCAAGCCATGCCACCCCCTCCTGACATTACTAGTGCTTTGGGTCAGCCGTCACAGCCTTCCTCTCTGGCCTGTGAGGAAACTCCTAAAACAGCAGATATTTTAGAACAAGTCCCTTTGACTGAACCCGATGGCCCTGGTCCTTCCAAACCTCCCAGACAGTTTACAGTGGAGCCTGACATTGTTGCTAGCACCAAGAAGCAGCCACCCTCAAGGCCACCCCTACCTGCTGGGGCACCACCTCCTAGGCCGCCTCCCCCTTCACGGCCCAACTTACTACCTAGTAAAAAGTCACAGGATGTGATGCGACCACCTGGGCTTGAGG TTTCTGTAGATCCAGCAGATGAGCCATGTGGATTGGTCAGCCCGAGTGCCACAGTACGATGTATTACCAAAGAATTCCAGCACTCCCTTGATCTCGCTAGCGCCACTAGTGGTGATAAAGTGGTCACTGCACAG GAAAATGATGAACAGGCATCCAGTCCCTGCGGCATTGAGACTCCTGGGCCTCAAAGACCAAGGTCAAATTCAGGCAGAGAGCTTACAGATGAG GAGATTCTAGcaagtgttatgattaagaatCTGGACACTGGTGAGGAGATCCCATTGATCCAGGCCGAAGAGAAACTACCCACTGGAATCAACCCTCTTACACTGCACATCATGAGGAGAACCAAAGAATATATCTC AAATGATGCGGCTCAGTCAGATGATGATGAAAAATCCCAGCCTGCCCTTACAGACACCGATGGAGGGAAACTCAAACAGAGGAC AACACAGCTGAAGAAATTTCTAGGGAAATCTGTGAAGAGGGCAAAGCACCTGGCAGAAGAATACGGCGAGAAAGCCGTGAATAAAGTCAAGAGCGTTCGAGACGAAGTATTTCACACAGACCAGGACGACCCGTCCTCCAGTGACGACGAGGGGATGCCGTACACACGACCAGTCAAGTTTAAAGCGGCACATGGCTTCAAAGGGCCTTTTGACTTTGATCAGATCAAAGTGGTGCAGGACCTGAGCGGAGAACACACG GGTGCCGTCTGGACAATGAAGTTTTCTCACTGTGGGAGGCTGTTGGCTACAGCGGGGCAGGATAATGTAGTTCGGATCTGGGTTTTGAAAAACGCCTATGACTATTTTAACAACATgagaataaaatacaatacagaaG GACGTGTATCCCCGTCTCCATCTCAAGAGAGTCTGTGTTCATCTAAATCAGATACTGAAGGAGGG GTCGGAGTCGGAGTGGAGGATGCAGACACTGAGGATAGAAACGTACCATTCCGACAAGTTCCTTTCTGCAAGTACAAGGGTCATACTGCTGACCTGTTAGATCTCTCCTGGTCAAAG AACTACTTCCTGCTTTCGTCATCTATGGATAAAACGGTTCGCTTGTGGCACATCTCCAGGAGAGAGTGTCTATGCTGCTTTCAGCATATAGACTTTGTTACAGCCATTGCGTTTCATCCCAGG GATGACAGATATTTCTTGAGCGGTTCTTTGGATGGAAAGTTGCGGTTATGGAATATTCCAGATAAAAAGGTGGCACTGTGGAACGAGGTAGACGGACAGACGCGTTTGATCACAGCAGCGAACTTCTGCCAGAATGGAAAATATGCGGTTATCGGCACATATGATGGACGCTGTATTTTCTATGACAcagag CGCCTTAAGTATCACACCCAAATCCACGTTCGTTCCACAAGAGGCAGGAACCGCGTGGGCCGCAAAATCACAGGTATCGAGCCACTTCCCGGAGAGAACAAG ATCTTGGTGACGTCCAACGATTCGCGGATTCGCCTGTATGACCTGAGAGATTTGTCGCTTTCTATGAAGTATAAAGGCTATGTGAACAGCAGCAGTCAGATCAAAGCAAGTTTCAG cCATGACTACTCTTTCATAGTGAGCGGCTCGGAGGACAAGTATGTGTACATCTGGAGCACATACCACGACCTGAGCAAATTCACCTCTGTGCGGAGAGACCGCAATGACTTCTGGGAAGGAATCAAAG CTCATAATGCAGTGGTGACTTCAGCCATTTTTGCGCCGCATCCGGATCTTATTGTGCCTCAGGAGGCAGGAGCAGAGAAGCCTGACTCAGACTGTAAGAGTGACGACACAGATGACTCTGAGACCATCCCATCGG GGGCGCTGAAAACAGACCACACTGAAGTTTTGCTTTCTGCTGATTTCACTGGAGCCATTAAAGTCTTTGTCAACGTTAAAAAATATTGA